A single window of Nyctibius grandis isolate bNycGra1 chromosome Z, bNycGra1.pri, whole genome shotgun sequence DNA harbors:
- the PLA2G10 gene encoding group 10 secretory phospholipase A2 isoform X2, with product MKEDSHQSFPSTVYKGTFGEAHFRNRRGILELAGAIRCTTGRSPFAYLRYGCYCGLGGRGWPKDRVDCLEKRADKNHPDYVTINHHSMNKGKPISVTLRCCFNHDCCYGKAEQAGCHPKTETFHWECEDNAVVCESLEDKCQKMACECDREAAKCFSKAPYHTKYLLWPDVMCGEIQPFCRY from the exons ATGAAGGAGGACTCCCACCAAAG ttttccttcCACAGTTTACAAAGGCACTTTTGGGGAAGCCCATTTTAGAAATCGAAGAGGAATTCTTGAATTAGCCGGAGCCATTAGATGTACTACAGGACGATCTCCTTTTGCCTACCTACGTTACGGATGCTACTGTGGtctgggaggaagaggatggccCAAGGACAGAGTAGACTG CCTGGAGAAACGTGCTGATAAAAACCATCCAGATTATGTGACCATAAATCACCACAGTATGAATAAAGGCAAGCCCATTTCTGTTACTCTCAGGTGCTGCTTTAACCATGACTGCTGCTACGGTAAGGCAGAACAAGCAGGTTGTCACCCAAAGACAGAAACTTTCCACTGGGAATGTGAAGACAATGCTGTTGTGTGTG aatcaCTAGAAGACAAATGTCAAAAAATGGCATGTGAATGTGACCGTGAAGCTGCCAAATGTTTTTCGAAAGCTCCCTATCATACAAAATACCTTTTGTGGCCAGACGTTATGTGTGGTGAGATTCAACCTTTTTGTAGGTATTAG
- the BFAR gene encoding bifunctional apoptosis regulator, which yields MEEEETSLQGETERAKVETHATPEIGRRISVSEFLCHCCYDILINPTTLNCGHSFCRHCLALWWVSSKKNECPECREKWEGFPKVNILLRDVIEKLFADAIEQRKEDIQQNSDVARSLATFQKYGHDQIPTVANTGRINPRGGGFFSGVLTALTCVAVVLLGYHWSSREFEEDHLVHKPVAKWTAEEVILWLEQLGPWASHYKERFLLEKVNGRLLLTLTEEDFMKEPYSIENSNHRKAVMAELECVKTLGVKPPQNLWEYKAVNPGKSLFLLYALKSSPRLSMLYLYLFDYAEAFLPFIHTVCPTQEDKYEDIVTKLLDLKDPSWKQWREFIVKYLFLPYQLIAEFAWDWLDVHYWTSRFIIVNAMLLSVLELFSFWRLWSRRELKTIPHRMWRHFWKVSTQGLIVAIFWPFIPQFVCNCLFYWALYFNPIINIDLVVKEVRRLETQVQ from the exons atggaagaagaggAGACGTCACTGCAAGGTGAAACAGAGAGGGCAAAAGTTGAAACACATGCTACTCCTGAGATTGGTCGGCGGATATCAGTTAGTGAGTTCCTTTGCCACTGCTGTTACGACATTCTGATCAATCCCACCACCCTGAACTGTGGGCATAGTTTCTGTAGACATTGCTTAGCGTTGTGGTGGGTATCGTCCAAGAAAAATGAATGCCCagaatgcagagaaaaatgggaAGGATTCCCCAAAGTCAACATCCTCCTCAG GGATGTTATTGAAAAGCTATTTGCTGATGCCattgaacaaagaaaagaagatattcAACAAAACAGTGATGTAGCACGCAGCTTAGCAACCTTCCAAAAATACGGGCATGACCAGATCCCTACAGTTGCGAACACAGGAAGAATTAATCCTCGAGGAGGAGGGTTTTTCTCAGGCGTTCTGACAGCTTTAACTTGTGTAGCA GTAGTTCTACTTGGATATCACTGGAGTAGCAGAGAATTTGAAGAAGATCATCTTGTCCACAAGCCTGTTGCTAAATGGACTGCTGAGGAAGTGATACTTTGGCTAGAGCAGCTGGGTCCATGGGCTTCGCATTATAAAGAGAGATTTTTACTGGAGAAAGTGAATGGAAG ACTCCTCCTAACACTGACAGAGGAGGATTTCATGAAAGAGCCTTACAGTATAGAGAACAGTAACCACAGAAAAGCTGTTATGGCAGAACTGGAATGTGTGAAAACTTTAGGCGTTAAACCACCACAGAACCTTTGGGAATATAAG GCAGTAAATCCAGGAAAATCACTCTTTCTTCTGTATGCACTGAAGAGTTCGCCAAGACTCAGTATGTTATACCTCTATTTGTTTGATTACGCAGAAGCTTTCCTACCTTTCATCCACACAGTTTGCCCTACGCAAGAAGACAAGTATGAAGATATTGTCACAAAACTACTA GACCTTAAAGATCCTTCTTGGAAACAGTGGAGAGAATTCATtgtaaagtatttatttttgccaTACCAGTTGATAGCTGAATTTGCTTGGGATTGGCTGGATGTGCACTACTGGACATCAAGATTTATAATTGTAAATGCCATGTTGCTCTCTGTTCTGGAATTATTCTCCTTTTGGAGGCTCTGGTCAAGAAGAGAATTGAA GACTATTCCTCACAGAATGTGGAGACATTTCTGGAAAGTCTCAACCCAGGGTCTTATTGTTGCCATTTTTTGGCCTTTTATTCCTCAGTTTGTTTGCAATTGTTTGTTTTACTGGGCCTTGTACTTTAATCCAATTATAAACATTGATCTTGTGGTTAAAGAAGTAAGGCGTCTGGAGACACAAGTGCAGTGA
- the PLA2G10 gene encoding group 10 secretory phospholipase A2 isoform X1, which yields MGPRRPALPLQLPLLLLLLAAVYKGTFGEAHFRNRRGILELAGAIRCTTGRSPFAYLRYGCYCGLGGRGWPKDRVDCLEKRADKNHPDYVTINHHSMNKGKPISVTLRCCFNHDCCYGKAEQAGCHPKTETFHWECEDNAVVCESLEDKCQKMACECDREAAKCFSKAPYHTKYLLWPDVMCGEIQPFCRY from the exons ATGGGACCCCGCCGCCCGGCGCTGCCCCTGCAGCTgcccctgctgctcctgctgctcgcGGCCG TTTACAAAGGCACTTTTGGGGAAGCCCATTTTAGAAATCGAAGAGGAATTCTTGAATTAGCCGGAGCCATTAGATGTACTACAGGACGATCTCCTTTTGCCTACCTACGTTACGGATGCTACTGTGGtctgggaggaagaggatggccCAAGGACAGAGTAGACTG CCTGGAGAAACGTGCTGATAAAAACCATCCAGATTATGTGACCATAAATCACCACAGTATGAATAAAGGCAAGCCCATTTCTGTTACTCTCAGGTGCTGCTTTAACCATGACTGCTGCTACGGTAAGGCAGAACAAGCAGGTTGTCACCCAAAGACAGAAACTTTCCACTGGGAATGTGAAGACAATGCTGTTGTGTGTG aatcaCTAGAAGACAAATGTCAAAAAATGGCATGTGAATGTGACCGTGAAGCTGCCAAATGTTTTTCGAAAGCTCCCTATCATACAAAATACCTTTTGTGGCCAGACGTTATGTGTGGTGAGATTCAACCTTTTTGTAGGTATTAG
- the PLA2G10 gene encoding group 10 secretory phospholipase A2 isoform X3: MGPRRPALPLQLPLLLLLLAAVYKGTFGEAHFRNRRGILELAGAIRCTTGRSPFAYLRYGCYCGLGGRGWPKDRVDWCCFNHDCCYGKAEQAGCHPKTETFHWECEDNAVVCESLEDKCQKMACECDREAAKCFSKAPYHTKYLLWPDVMCGEIQPFCRY, encoded by the exons ATGGGACCCCGCCGCCCGGCGCTGCCCCTGCAGCTgcccctgctgctcctgctgctcgcGGCCG TTTACAAAGGCACTTTTGGGGAAGCCCATTTTAGAAATCGAAGAGGAATTCTTGAATTAGCCGGAGCCATTAGATGTACTACAGGACGATCTCCTTTTGCCTACCTACGTTACGGATGCTACTGTGGtctgggaggaagaggatggccCAAGGACAGAGTAGACTG GTGCTGCTTTAACCATGACTGCTGCTACGGTAAGGCAGAACAAGCAGGTTGTCACCCAAAGACAGAAACTTTCCACTGGGAATGTGAAGACAATGCTGTTGTGTGTG aatcaCTAGAAGACAAATGTCAAAAAATGGCATGTGAATGTGACCGTGAAGCTGCCAAATGTTTTTCGAAAGCTCCCTATCATACAAAATACCTTTTGTGGCCAGACGTTATGTGTGGTGAGATTCAACCTTTTTGTAGGTATTAG